One SAR86 cluster bacterium genomic window carries:
- a CDS encoding TonB-dependent receptor: MKKFLILSTFILSSVFVEAQDSADAQNVEEVTVVGSRSEARSPQDTFSPVDVISGSEFQNNGDTDFANLMRNLVPSFSVNDQPISDAASIMRPANLRGMSPDHTLLLVNGKRRHRGSVLTWLGAYISDGAQGPDVSAIPASAIKSVEVLRDGASAQYGSDAIAGVINFNLNDNSEGGFLEYRYGQYGEGDGEQSYLMGNYGLPMGDGGFFNTSFEYGSQDATVRAVQRDDAAGLIADGYQGVPDPAMPWGRPIVDDDLKAFFNFRAPMGGGEFYGHGNYNSKHVDGTFYYRNPTNRGAVYSNDGGATMLIGDLTPNDGQTCPTVTFTGSTPDPVAWAAVQADPNCFNFQELIPGGFTPRFGADVEDRSVLLGFDGEFENGMTFDFSYYYGYNEADEFLNNSVNASYGPNTPRDFDVGAEQQEENNLNADFTYQYSDTIFVAFGYEHRTEEYSLVAGQPESYLDGGLATQGFSLSSNGYPGFPAAAAGSWQRENDAVYLDYENDFSDNLRLGAALRFEDYDTFGNTSNYKFGFNYKFSDGLGARGTFSTGFKAPTPGQANARKVSTVFDSSGDLVNEGVIPSTLPLAVLYGGKVLQPEEAENISLGFFGSWGEVDFTADFFRIVVEDRLVVSANFALSDADIADLIAQGVPGAGDFPTFRYFTNDFDTKTNGFDLNASFETENYGGTTYWNASWSQNKVEITDAGANIDALAEQSFKGVTPDDRGNFTANHFNGNWRVLGRASYWGEWFDTWQNAYLGSPGQFGATWVFDMEVAYDMGNSSVMMGINNVFDNVGDSVTKVNACPSGGSCANVFGLTDDIYGGILGQVYSELAPMGISGQFVYLRYRYNF; encoded by the coding sequence GTGAAAAAATTTTTGATTTTATCAACTTTTATACTTTCTTCTGTATTTGTTGAAGCACAAGATTCAGCAGATGCACAGAATGTTGAAGAAGTTACAGTTGTTGGAAGTAGAAGTGAGGCTAGATCACCTCAAGATACCTTCTCACCTGTAGACGTTATTTCTGGTAGTGAATTCCAAAATAATGGTGATACAGATTTTGCTAATTTAATGAGAAATCTTGTTCCATCATTTAGCGTGAATGATCAACCAATAAGTGATGCGGCAAGCATTATGAGACCAGCTAACTTAAGAGGCATGTCTCCAGATCATACATTGCTGCTAGTTAATGGAAAAAGAAGACACAGAGGGAGTGTTTTAACATGGTTAGGAGCATACATTTCAGATGGTGCACAAGGACCTGATGTATCAGCAATACCAGCTTCTGCAATTAAATCTGTAGAGGTTCTAAGAGATGGGGCATCTGCTCAATATGGATCAGACGCTATTGCTGGAGTTATAAACTTTAACTTAAATGATAACTCTGAAGGTGGATTCCTCGAATATCGTTACGGTCAATACGGAGAGGGTGATGGAGAACAAAGTTATCTTATGGGTAATTACGGATTACCTATGGGTGATGGTGGATTCTTTAATACAAGTTTTGAATATGGAAGCCAAGATGCAACAGTAAGGGCAGTGCAAAGGGACGATGCTGCAGGATTAATTGCTGATGGTTACCAAGGTGTTCCAGATCCAGCAATGCCATGGGGACGACCAATTGTTGACGATGATTTAAAAGCATTCTTTAACTTTAGAGCACCTATGGGTGGTGGTGAATTTTATGGTCACGGAAACTACAACAGTAAACATGTAGATGGAACTTTTTACTACAGAAACCCAACTAATAGAGGTGCTGTTTACAGTAACGATGGTGGGGCAACTATGCTTATTGGAGATCTAACTCCAAATGATGGACAAACTTGTCCAACTGTTACTTTCACAGGCTCAACACCAGATCCAGTAGCATGGGCAGCAGTCCAGGCAGATCCTAATTGTTTTAACTTCCAAGAACTAATTCCTGGAGGATTTACTCCAAGATTTGGTGCAGACGTAGAAGATAGATCGGTTCTTCTAGGTTTTGATGGAGAATTTGAGAATGGTATGACTTTTGACTTCAGTTATTACTATGGATATAACGAGGCAGATGAGTTTTTAAACAATTCAGTTAATGCTAGTTATGGTCCAAATACTCCAAGAGATTTTGATGTTGGTGCTGAACAGCAAGAAGAAAATAATTTAAATGCTGACTTTACTTACCAATACTCAGATACAATTTTCGTAGCTTTTGGTTACGAGCACCGAACAGAGGAATATTCACTTGTAGCAGGGCAGCCTGAATCATATTTAGACGGTGGGCTTGCAACACAAGGGTTTAGCTTATCTTCAAATGGTTACCCTGGATTCCCAGCAGCTGCAGCAGGTTCATGGCAAAGAGAAAATGATGCTGTCTATTTGGATTATGAAAATGACTTTTCAGATAATTTAAGATTAGGAGCAGCTTTAAGATTTGAGGATTATGATACTTTTGGAAATACAAGCAATTATAAGTTTGGATTCAATTACAAATTTTCAGATGGGCTAGGTGCAAGAGGTACATTCAGCACAGGATTTAAAGCGCCAACCCCTGGTCAGGCTAATGCGAGAAAAGTATCTACAGTCTTTGATTCTTCAGGAGACTTAGTTAACGAGGGTGTGATTCCTTCAACACTTCCACTTGCAGTTCTGTATGGAGGAAAAGTGCTTCAACCAGAAGAGGCAGAAAACATATCACTTGGCTTCTTTGGAAGTTGGGGAGAAGTTGATTTTACAGCAGACTTTTTCAGAATTGTTGTAGAGGATAGATTAGTTGTTTCTGCAAACTTTGCATTATCTGATGCAGACATTGCAGATCTTATTGCTCAAGGTGTTCCTGGAGCAGGGGATTTTCCTACATTTAGATATTTCACAAATGACTTTGATACTAAAACCAATGGTTTTGATTTAAATGCTTCATTTGAAACTGAAAACTATGGAGGAACAACTTATTGGAATGCAAGTTGGAGCCAAAATAAAGTAGAAATTACTGATGCTGGAGCAAATATTGATGCTTTAGCTGAACAGTCATTTAAAGGAGTTACCCCTGATGATAGAGGTAACTTCACAGCAAATCACTTCAACGGTAACTGGAGAGTTCTTGGTAGAGCAAGTTATTGGGGTGAGTGGTTTGATACATGGCAAAATGCTTACTTAGGTTCACCAGGTCAATTTGGTGCAACTTGGGTTTTTGACATGGAAGTTGCCTATGACATGGGTAACAGCTCTGTAATGATGGGTATAAACAATGTATTCGATAACGTTGGTGACAGTGTTACCAAAGTAAATGCGTGTCCATCAGGAGGTTCATGTGCAAACGTATTCGGCCTAACTGATGATATATATGGTGGTATTCTAGGACAAGTTTATAGTGAACTTGCTCCGATGGGTATTTCTGGACAATTTGTATATCTTAGATACAGATATAACTTTTAA